One window of the Triticum dicoccoides isolate Atlit2015 ecotype Zavitan chromosome 3B, WEW_v2.0, whole genome shotgun sequence genome contains the following:
- the LOC119277252 gene encoding F-box/FBD/LRR-repeat protein At1g78750-like, translating into MESSADEHAMESDTETESDLISELPEDILQKILSCVWIRTVVRMRRVSRKWMELCESLQFICLDYRDFEHWKVEKFTRFVNNLLLVRRKVDLQTFQLHWNPHGPLNCNDVRMWIGYAVKHNVKVLDVKLCLYDKTVLPPAIFTCRSLQELNLQWGNAPYRDYDHTGLVLPDIINLPSLKKLTLRDVEVDELSLNRFIAWSPGLEDLNLIDSAMHLDLIASKALKRLTLDGFLDECDGFTIAAPHLISFECTGCSLEAISWRDQPSLESARIDTCGYTFDCESKFTGVLKYAKKLALFGSDIKVMLEKELPTCSAFESLTTLEIGEWFLTEDLYVVLRFLQLSPRLEELTLMHRPLDEGAEIDCMPIDGMTFQCPLLESVVIQCSEGDGRIDKLLSVLVVNGISLDNINIAFYDEIEKRDRAERIRADEEQSKELRIFEKRVKRNPEWREYDPYAMSESDSKQSDDGFSDASDDPDDY; encoded by the exons ATGGAGTCGTCAGCTGACGAGCATGCCATGGAGAGTGATACTGAGACTGAAAGTGATCTGATCAGCGAGCTGCCTGAAGACATCCTCCAGAAAATCCTGTCTTGCGTGTGGATTAGAACTGTTGTTCGCATGCGCAGGGTGTCTAGGAAGTGGATGGAACTGTGTGAAAGCCTGCAGTTCATATGCCTTGATTACAGAGATTTCGAACATTGGAAGGTCGAGAAGTTTACTCGTTTTGTTAACAACCTATTGCTTGTCCGTCGGAAAGTAGACTTGCAAACATTCCAGCTGCATTGGAATCCTCATGGTCCCCTGAACTGCAATGATGTCAGAATGTGGATTGGCTATGCGGTGAAGCATAATGTTAAAGTGCTTGACGTGAAACTTTGTCTATATGATAAGACTGTTTTACCTCCTGCCATTTTCACCTGCCGCTCGCTTCAGGAGCTAAATTTGCAGTGGGGTAATGCTCCCTACCGAGATTATGACCACACGGGACTTGTACTGCCTGACATAATCAATCTTCCTTCTCTCAAGAAACTTACTCTGCGCGACGTGGAAGTGGATGAGCTTTCTCTGAACAGATTCATTGCCTGGAGCCCTGGCCTAGAAGACTTGAATTTGATAGACTCTGCGATGCATCTTGATCTCATAGCCTCAAAAGCATTAAAAAGGCTAACCCTTGATGGCTTCCTAGATGAGTGCGATGGATTCACAATTGCTGCCCCTCATCTCATTAGCTTTGAGTGCACGGGATGTTCACTGGAAGCTATTTCCTGGAGAGACCAGCCATCTCTAGAGAGCGCACGCATAGATACTTGTGGGTATACATTTGATTGTGAATCAAAGTTCACTGGAGTTCTTAAGTATGCCAAGAAGCTTGCATTATTTGGTTCTGACATAAAG GTTATGTTGGAAAAGGAGCTGCCAACATGTTCAGCGTTTGAAAGCCTCACAACTCTTGAGATTGGCGAATGGTTTTTAACTGAGGACTTGTACGTTGTGCTTCGCTTCCTCCAGCTTTCACCGAGGCTAGAAGAACTCACTTTGATGCATAGGCCG CTTGATGAAGGAGCGGAAATAGATTGCATGCCAATTGACGGGATGACCTTCCAGTGTCCACTCCTTGAAAGTGTTGTCATACAATGTTCAGAGGGTGATGGAAGAATCGATAAGCTGCTAAGTGTTCTGGTAGTCAATGGGATTAGTCTAGACAATATAAATATTGCCTTCTATGATGAAATTGAAAAGCGGGACCGTGCGGAGAGGATACGTGCCGACGAGGAACAGTCGAAGGAGCTGCGCATCTTTGAGAAGAGGGTGAAGAGAAATCCAGAATGGAGAGAGTATGATCCTTACGCAATGAGTGAGTCTGACAGCAAACAGAGTGATGATGGGTTCAGCGACGCATCTGATGACCCGGATGACTACTGA
- the LOC119277249 gene encoding putative F-box/LRR-repeat protein At3g42770 — MKSGDKKVMRSYSDQIIHLDYRDFGRWKVEKFARYVDNLLLARRNVDLHTFRLHWDPHVPLNCNDVRKWIRYAVNHKVKVLDVELRMYDKTNLPPGIFTCRPLQELNLQWGGAPFRDYEHKGLVLPDIIKLPSLKKLTLRDVEVHELPLESFIARSPGLEDLHLIDSAVCLEHIKSKALKRLTIDGSMYGPDRMTISAPNLISFECTVFSLEDIVWRDQPSLESAHINTCGRTFGGESRFTGVLVHAKKLALFGCDIKVMLENELPTCSVFENLVTLEIGKWHLTKDFYVLLRFLQLSPRLEELTLMHKQLDEAAETEGMPTDGMTFQCPFLKSVIIQYSEGDDGIDKLVDVLVTNGISSDKISVTSYEDIKKRAFAENARAEEERPKQKRAKKNPDWEDDDSDEQSDPDDPSGDEYDPDDF, encoded by the exons ATGAAGTCAGGTGATAAGAAGGTCATGAGAAGTTACAGTGATCAGATCATACACCTTGATTACAGAGACTTTGGGCGTTGGAAGGTCGAAAAATTTGCTCGTTATGTTGACAACCTATTGCTCGCCCGTCGTAATGTTGACTTGCACACATTCCGTCTGCATTGGGATCCTCATGTTCCCCTGAACTGCAATGATGTCAGAAAGTGGATTCGCTACGCTGTGAATCATAAAGTTAAAGTGCTTGACGTGGAGCTTCGCATGTATGATAAGACTAATTTACCTCCTGGCATTTTCACCTGCCGCCCACTTCAGGAGCTAAATTTGCAGTGGGGTGGAGCTCCTTTTCGAGATTATGAGCATAAGGGACTTGTGCTCCCTGACATAATCAAGCTTCCTTCTCTTAAAAAACTGACTCTACGCGATGTGGAAGTGCATGAGCTTCCTCTGGAGAGTTTCATTGCCCGGAGCCCTGGCCTAGAAGACTTGCATCTGATAGACTCTGCAGTGTGTCTTGAGCACATAAAATCAAAAGCGCTAAAAAGGCTAACCATTGATGGTTCCATGTATGGACCGGATAGAATGACAATTTCTGCTCCTAATCTCATTAGCTTTGAGTGCACCGTTTTTTCACTGGAAGATATTGTTTGGAGGGACCAGCCATCACTAGAGAGCGCACACATAAATACTTGTGGGCGTACATTTGGTGGTGAATCTAGGTTTACAGGAGTTCTTGTGCATGCCAAAAAACTTGCACTATTTGGTTGTGACATAAAG GTTATGTTGGAAAATGAGCTGCCTACATGTTCAGTGTTTGAGAACCTTGTAACTCTTGAAATTGGCAAATGGCACTTGACCAAGGACTTCTATGTTTTGCTTCGCTTCCTCCAGCTTTCACCAAGACTAGAAGAGCTCACTCTGATGCATAAACAG CTCGACGAAGCAGCAGAAACAGAAGGCATGCCTACTGATGGAATGACCTTCCAGTGTCCATTCCTTAAAAGTGTCATCATACAGTATTCAGAGGGTGACGATGGAATTGACAAGCTGGTGGATGTTCTGGTAACGAATGGTATCAGTTCGGACAAGATAAGTGTAACTTCCTACGAAGATATCAAAAAGAGGGCCTTCGCTGAGAACGCACGCGCCGAAGAGGAACGCCCGAAGCAGAAGAGGGCGAAGAAAAATCCAGACTGGGAAGATGATGACTCCGACGAACAGAGTGACCCTGATGATCCTAGCGGTGACGAGTATGATCCTGATGACTTTTGA
- the LOC119277253 gene encoding CDP-diacylglycerol--glycerol-3-phosphate 3-phosphatidyltransferase 1, chloroplastic-like, with protein MAFLRTLNPLLRRNPAHLNPKPLLSHYTLSAPFRAAVPPAPSPFAAAAAAAHPRVLARPRSGPLLPSSSPWALSRSATPFTTAAAFRSKLHRARAIAGGGAQVLADAVRWEPKRVYGGEAAGAGGGEKFLNLPNLVSIGRMASGPLIGWMIMNEWYLPAFGTLALSGASDWLDGFLARKMGINSVIGSYLDPLADKVLICCVAVAMVEKELLHPGLVGLVVARDFLLVGGAFYKRASSLGWKWNSWSDFCNLDAIQREKVQPLFISKVNTVFQLMLVAGALLQPEFGTEETQNYITYLGWLVATTTMASTVGYGVKYYQLRPRT; from the exons ATGGCCTTCCTCAGAACCCTAAACCCTCTCCTCCGTAGGAACCCCGCCCACCTGAATCCGAAGCCTCTCCTCTCCCACTACACCCTCTCCGCCCCCTTCCGCGCCGCCGTCcctcccgccccctcccccttcgccgccgcggccgcggccgcgcaCCCCCGCGTCCTCGCCCGCCCCCGCAGCGGACCGCTGCTTCCCTCCTCTTCCCCATGGGCTCTCTCGCGGTCCGCCACGCCGTTCACAACCGCCGCCGCTTTCCGCTCGAAGCTCCACAGGGCTCGCGCCATTGCCGGCGGAGGTGCGCAGGTTCTCGCGGACGCGGTGCGGTGGGAGCCCAAGCGGGTCTACGGAGGCGAGGCTGCGGGTGCGGGTGGAGGCGAGAAGTTTCTGAATCTGCCCAATTTGGTGTCGATCGGGCGCATGGCGTCGGGGCCGCTCATTGGATG GATGATTATGAATGAATGGTATCTTCCTGCTTTTGGCACATTAGCTTTGTCTGGTGCAAGTGATTGG TTGGATGGTTTTTTAGCAAGAAAGATGGGCATCAATTCTGTAATTGGTTCATATCTGGACCCATTGGCTGACAAG GTGTTGATTTGCTGTGTTGCTGTAGCAATGGTTGAGAAGGAGCTCTTACATC CTGGCCTTGTTGGCCTGGTGGTTGCAAGAGACTTTCTCCTGGTGGGTGGGGCTTTCTACAAACGAGCATCCAGCCTAGGATGGAAG TGGAACAGTTGGTCAGACTTTTGTAACTTAGATGCAATTCAGCGTGAGAAGGTTCAACCTCTTTTCATCAGCAAG GTAAATACAGTATTTCAGTTGATGTTGGTTGCTGGTGCACTCCTTCAGCCAGAATTCGGCACAGAGGAGACTCAGAATTATATTACATACTTGGG TTGGCTGGTTGCTACTACAACAATGGCATCCACAGTAGGTTATGGTGTGAAATACTATCAGTTAAGACCGAGGACATGA
- the LOC119277248 gene encoding probable DNA replication complex GINS protein PSF3 isoform X1: MPCYYDVADILMEEELISVVFQVTANGIGLLDPGAERNSVEKGAKLDLPFWLAHGMLSLEQAVSINVPPCFTQKTRKEIQADAACVDLRVRRPYFYELGCKIVPLVGDKSIGQFLRYAFTSRYKEILSKAHSSSTMTVPKFATRLTKEEAQVFESARESMSAFRKWRVGGARLQKASILGRKRKTKLPDGPSTP; the protein is encoded by the exons ATGCCTTGTTACTACGACGTTGCCGACATCCTCATGGAGGAGGAG CTTATTTCGGTTGTTTTCCAAGTAACTGCAAATGGCATTGGTCTGCTAGATCCTGGCGCCGAGAGAAACAGT GTTGAAAAGGGTGCTAAATTAGACCTTCCATTTTGGCTTGCGCATGGAATGCTGTCTCTGGAACAAGCGGTGTCAATAAATGTACCTCCTTGCTTCACCCAGAA AACTCGGAAGGAGATCCAAGCTGATGCAGCCTGTGTTGATTTGAGGGTTCGGCGCCCTTACTTTTATGAGCTTGGATGCAAGATTGTTCCTCT GGTGGGTGACAAGAGCATTGGCCAGTTCTTGCGCTACGCGTTCACCAGTAGGTACAAGGAGATACTAAGCAAGGCACACAGCTCTTCGACGATGACAGTGCCCAAGTTCGCAACACGCCTTACAAAAGAAGAAGCTCAAG TGTTCGAATCTGCTAGGGAATCTATGtccgccttcaggaagtggcgtgtCGGGGGTGCGAGGCTGCAGAAGGCGTCCATTCTTGGAAGGAAGAGGAAGACAAAGCTGCCTGACGGGCCTTCGACGCCCTGA
- the LOC119277248 gene encoding probable DNA replication complex GINS protein PSF3 isoform X2, translating into METEPFPLAPMAVTPWRLLLWLRIRNSDLSYLGEMPCYYDVADILMEEELISVVFQVTANGIGLLDPGAERNSVEKGAKLDLPFWLAHGMLSLEQAVSINVPPCFTQKTRKEIQADAACVDLRVRRPYFYELGCKIVPLVGDKSIGQFLRYAFTSRYKEILSKAHSSSTMTVPKFATRLTKEEAQVFESARESMSAFRKWRVGGARLQKASILGRKRKTKLPDGPSTP; encoded by the exons ATGGAGACCGAGCCTTTTCCCCTCGCCCCCATGGCCGTCACCCCATGGCGGCTGCTCTTGT GGTTGAGAATAAGAAACAGTGATCTTTCCTACTTGGGCGAAATGCCTTGTTACTACGACGTTGCCGACATCCTCATGGAGGAGGAG CTTATTTCGGTTGTTTTCCAAGTAACTGCAAATGGCATTGGTCTGCTAGATCCTGGCGCCGAGAGAAACAGT GTTGAAAAGGGTGCTAAATTAGACCTTCCATTTTGGCTTGCGCATGGAATGCTGTCTCTGGAACAAGCGGTGTCAATAAATGTACCTCCTTGCTTCACCCAGAA AACTCGGAAGGAGATCCAAGCTGATGCAGCCTGTGTTGATTTGAGGGTTCGGCGCCCTTACTTTTATGAGCTTGGATGCAAGATTGTTCCTCT GGTGGGTGACAAGAGCATTGGCCAGTTCTTGCGCTACGCGTTCACCAGTAGGTACAAGGAGATACTAAGCAAGGCACACAGCTCTTCGACGATGACAGTGCCCAAGTTCGCAACACGCCTTACAAAAGAAGAAGCTCAAG TGTTCGAATCTGCTAGGGAATCTATGtccgccttcaggaagtggcgtgtCGGGGGTGCGAGGCTGCAGAAGGCGTCCATTCTTGGAAGGAAGAGGAAGACAAAGCTGCCTGACGGGCCTTCGACGCCCTGA